The sequence below is a genomic window from Deltaproteobacteria bacterium.
TCGCGCAGATCTCAGCGGCGATACCAAACGAAAAATTATGGGTGAGAATTCAGCGAAGCTACTAAAATTGAATTAATCGAAGAGTTTCGGGTTTCGCGTTTCGTGTTACGGGTCAACTCCGGAAACTCGAAACCCTAAACCTGCAACTCGAAACCAAAACCGGAGGTTTTATGGCCGACATACCCAAACTCGTATCCGCGATGGGCCGCGCCGAGCACGACCGCATCTTTGTGCGCGAATTCGATTTAAACAAAGACCTGCTCGGCAAGATCAGCTTCTCGCAGATGGTCTGCTTGATGCTGCAAGGCCGTCTGCCGACGGCGGACGAAGGCAAGATGATCGACTCTATGCTGATCGTGCTGGTCGACCACGGCATGACCACTGGCGCCGCCGCCGCGCGCATGACGTTTCACTCGGCGCCGGAAGCCATCCAGGGCGCAGTCGCCGCAGCGATCCTCGGCGCCGGCAGCGTCCATCTCGGCTCGTCGGAATACTGCGCGAAAATGTTGAACGACGCGCTCGCGAAAGAATCAAAGGACGCCGACCTCGACGCCGTCGCGCTGAAAACCGTCGAACGCCGTTTGGCCAACAATCAATTGATTCCCGGCATCGGCCACGGTATCCACACCGACGGCGACCCGCGCGCTGCGCGACTCTTCGAAGTGGCCCAGGAAACCAAAGTCTACGGCCGCAACTGCGAGCTGTTGAAGAAAATCGGCAAAGTCGCCGACCAGAAAGTCGGCAAGCACTTACCAGTGAACGTCACCGGCGCCATCGCCGCGATCTCCCTCGATATGGGCTTTCACTGGCAGATGACGAAAAGCTTCGCGATCTTGGGTCGCGCCCTCGGTGGCCTCGCCCACGTCGGCGAAGAGATCCGCCGGCCGATTGCGCGCGGTATTTCTAATATGATTCGCGACAATTTGCAGTACGAGCCCGAGAAATAGCGCGCGGCGCACGCGGTTGCGGGTTTTGGGTTTCGAGTTGCCGGAGGCCTGGCGCAGTCCGGTAAGGTATCAACGAATGAAGCGTTCTTGATGCTCGGCCATTTGCTGCAGAGTTTCGCCTACACCTGGATCTATCGCCAAGGCATCGTTGCCGGCAAAAGCACCCTGAGCCAAGGCATTCGTTTTGGTGTCGCCATGGCGTTCGTCACCGCCGTGCCGGTTTACCTTTACTACTACGCGGTGCAACCGACACCCGGGGCGCTGGTCGTCAAGCAGATCATTTTTGAATCCATCGCCGTCATCATCAAAGGGGCGGTTGTGGCTTTCCTCAACCCGCTCAATCGGTGATTGCGCTCACTGATTTCACCGAGGTCATGGAAATTTCCCGCGGCCAATGCTAGGAGAATGCAAACGCCGCGCAAAGGAAAGTTTTCCATGCTGACTTCACTCAAGATCGACAATCGTATCGATGCCCATCTGGGCGTTCCCGAAGGCATCGGCAAACGGCCGGTGATCATTCACATGCACGAGCGCTACGGCATCGTGCAGCACACGATGGATCTCGGCGAGAAATACACTCAAGCCGGTTACGTGACGATCGTCCCCGACTATTTTTCGCGCTTCACCGGTGACCGGCAAA
It includes:
- a CDS encoding citryl-CoA lyase; its protein translation is MADIPKLVSAMGRAEHDRIFVREFDLNKDLLGKISFSQMVCLMLQGRLPTADEGKMIDSMLIVLVDHGMTTGAAAARMTFHSAPEAIQGAVAAAILGAGSVHLGSSEYCAKMLNDALAKESKDADLDAVALKTVERRLANNQLIPGIGHGIHTDGDPRAARLFEVAQETKVYGRNCELLKKIGKVADQKVGKHLPVNVTGAIAAISLDMGFHWQMTKSFAILGRALGGLAHVGEEIRRPIARGISNMIRDNLQYEPEK